The Cygnus atratus isolate AKBS03 ecotype Queensland, Australia chromosome 16, CAtr_DNAZoo_HiC_assembly, whole genome shotgun sequence genome contains the following window.
ACTAACAATCCTCTGAAATTCACATTCCCCTGACCAGGAAGGCGAACATTTGAAAGTTGTAACCACATCTGGGCTTACCCTGTACCGAGCTTCTGGACGGATCATCATGGACGTCCTGGCGTGCTGGCTTAGTGGCCTTTTGTATCCTACAGCAGACACCGGTCTTTTCATCATTTGCTGGTTACTACAGAAACACAGATACTCAGTCTATTAtgcaccaaaaccaaaaactctTCTTGGAATTTATGAGCTACAACATCTGCAAATTCCACATGGAAATACGTTTCAAGAGAGCAGAAACAACCTAGACTGCATTTCCGAGAACAGCTCTCAGCAGTCAGTCAACAAGATAAAGCAGTTATCCCTTGTCATCTGTTCCCTGCACAAAGCAGGGTATCTCcatggtttgttgttgttgttttttatcatACAGACCACAGATGCACTTGGTCGCTCCCTGCTTACCAAATTTGCTTTAGAGAACTTCCTCTGTAGAGATTCAGGATATACCCACAGCTCTCGCATAATAATTTCTGAGAGCTTTCCTAAGTAATCTAGGAAACAAATACAATAGGAATTTACTGCTATTTCAATGGTGCATGCAGAATTACATATATTCTACATATAATTACTGGGCTCatctagaagaaaaatcttaatcTTCCAAGAATTTTCCTAACTGTGCATTCCTATTTTATTCAACCTACTCAGATGAATAATATCTTTGTTTTATAATTCAACAAGAAGCTAAGAACTTGGAGGGCCGTTTTACATCCCCAATTTGATCCCTCTGTTGGGGTGCCTTGTTCTTAGCAACTAGAGGGTTTTATGCGACCTGTAACTAGATCCTAAGTAGAAGATTAGAAGTACACTCACTCCAGCCGGGTTATGGGATGCAGTTTCCACTGGTCTTCCTCTTCATCAAAGAATGATCTGTTCATGatcttattcttttcttccaaaggaataaaattttCAATAATCAAGTGCCTACATAAAACCACAACAATGGGAAATACACAAGAAACACAATCAGCAGACGATTTTCTCTACTGCTCCTCTCGCACTGACTTAATATAGCTGTGGAAAAGAAGGAATGTTTTGGCTTTCTCTTGTTGAAATCTTGTTCCACAAGCATGTGCAGAACAGTCCTTCCTTTCACTCCCCCCTAAGAAACCATCTCTGTTAAAGTGAACTGACAGGAAATGAAGTGACGGGACTTACTTTAGCTTTAGTTCCCTGGTAAGTTCATTCTGGGTCTGCTCCAGTTCCTGGCGCTCCTTGATGTGCTCTTCTTGGAGATCATGGATCTCTGCCTTCACAGCTTGCAGCTTGGAAAATAACTGGAACAGACAACAAGAGCTGAAGTCATAACTTGCCAACGTTCCTCTCAGTTTCACACACAAGTTGATTTTATTCCTAACCCAGCGGATgtgaaagaattttctttttacctttttgagTTTTTTGGTCTTTATGTCCACCTCTTGCTGAAGAGAACTATAGGTCTCCTTCAGCTCTAGTGTTTCCTCATCCCGACTCTCCATCTGCTGCTGGATTTCTCGCTCCCGACGTTTCTGAAGAATGTGATGTACAGTATTAGGGACCACAATTGCATTGCCACCTCCAGGCTGACATACATGAAACCAACACTTGGGATGTTTTTACTTCCCTGGGTTCCAGGGCTTTTGCTTTAGCTTCTAGTTCTTCCTATCTCTTGCCTTAGAAATACCAGAAGCATTAGCtcttctttgtctttattttggtGAGGGTCTATTGGAATCAGATAGGGTGAATAAGTGCTCAGGTTTCAgttaaaggaattaaatgttgtggttagatttttttaaatcaattcaTACTAATCATTGCACTTAACGAATTACCATCAGAAAATGCgtaatagaaaataaacttcTGTCACATAGCAAACACCCCTTCCCTCGAGTTAACAGCTGAATTGTCACTCTCTGAGGCCTTCCAATTATTTCTTCACTTACAGACATATCTAATTAAGATGGAATATAAATCTTTAATgtgaaaagctggaagaaaggTATTATAAACCTTATCTACATATTTCATACAACAATAAATAGGACACAAGCCCTTGCCCCTTTTTTTGAGATTTAAGATTGCCATTAAATCAATTTCAGGGTTAAACCTGTGCAAACTTTCTTACCTTTCTCCTGATACAATGTTTTATAGAAGTTCCACAGCAAGgctttttatacaaaaataacaaatgttcTTCCTTGTACCTGTTCTGCAATTTCCTGTCGTTTCTGTTCCAGGATTTTCTGCTGTTCATTTGTATGAtccacaatattttttcctcccaccaGAAGTTTGCTTTCCAttgcctgaaagaaaacacGGTCATTAAGTTCCTCTCTCAGTGACCAGCTAACAAGTCTTTTCCGCAGGATGTGACTTTCTCTCATTTACATACGACTTCTTCATGAGGGCAGCTCTCTCTGAAGTCATCTGCTCTGAGAATTACTATTTCTAAAAATTGCTGTAAAACTGGGGGATAAATGAAACAGTAACTTGCTTGGAATTACACATTGCTGTAACGTGGCCAATCTGAAGAACTAAAATGTGTACTCTCGTATAAAATCTTGTTAATGATCTGTTACagaatgaagcttttttttttgtgctacaGCTTGCGAAAAGATGCATCATCACATTTTATTGTGATGATTGCTTAAGATCTTACAAGATCAGCATATAAGAACAATGCAGCAACTCATGAATATTGAGGTTCCTAATTAATGGCGGAAACTAAGGGAATTTCAACTTCTGTCtagaaacagtttattttaaaatctgattaaacACAAATCACTATTCTGGAAACTTCTTTTGAAATACCTTTCCTTCCTGGGAAACCTGCTATTCTCCCCACTGCCTAAAtcaattgctttaaaaaagtatGAAAGTATGATGAGGAAGAATTCTACCTTGATTTTAGCACTCAACATTTCTGTTGCTTCCTTCTCTCGTCGCAGGtcctccattttcttttctttctctttcagcagtctcatcttttcttctgctacCAAGCTGTGATCCTCAACAATAGCTTTCTTTTCAATCTCCAGCTTTTCTTGTTGCTCCCTCCAATAGTCATCTTTGTCGTCTCCTTCATCCTCACCCTCTTCAGtatcctcctcctcttccccaccctctcttctcctttccctcctctttcttttgcCAATAGACCGTTTTTCCAACTGTGCCTTGAGTCGAGCAATTTCTTCCTGGAATTCGCGTAGCAGAGCATCCTTAGGATCCTCATTCACTCTCGGCTTGTTCTTGATGTTTTTGGCACGATTGGCATACCTTAGTGTTGTAAGAGTCTCCTCTACGTTGTACGAGGCAGGGCCTATATTGGCCACCATCACAGTCTTGGCATTGCCACCTAATGAGTCTTGAAGTAACCTAGTTAGCTTTGAGTCCCGGTATGGAATGTGTGTGCTTTTGCCATCTACTAGGGCAGATATAACGTTGCCCAAAGCTGAAAGAGAGAGATTGATTTTAGTAGCTTCCTTTAACCTTTCCCCCTGTGCTCCAGTCTTAGCTTGGCGCTCGCTGCCCGCAAGGTCTACCAGGTTGAGTTTTCCAACACGGATGTGATTCTCTCCATCAAGTCCCAACTCGCTGCATTCAATAGTGATCACAAAAATGGCATGAGATCGAGAGCTGTGTTCGTTCATGTTGGTGGCACCAACTGAGCGATTTTGGTTTCCC
Protein-coding sequences here:
- the KIF3B gene encoding kinesin-like protein KIF3B isoform X2 — protein: MSKLKSSESVRVVVRCRPMNSKEKVASYEKVVNVDVKLGQVSVKNPRGTSHELPKTFTFDAVYDWNSKQVELYDETFRPLVDSVLQGFNGTIFAYGQTGTGKTYTMEGVRGDPEKRGVIPNSFDHIFTHISRSQNQQYLVRASYLEIYQEEIRDLLSKDQSKRLELKERPDTGVYVKDLSSFVTKSVKEIEHVMNVGNQNRSVGATNMNEHSSRSHAIFVITIECSELGLDGENHIRVGKLNLVDLAGSERQAKTGAQGERLKEATKINLSLSALGNVISALVDGKSTHIPYRDSKLTRLLQDSLGGNAKTVMVANIGPASYNVEETLTTLRYANRAKNIKNKPRVNEDPKDALLREFQEEIARLKAQLEKRSIGKRKRRERRREGGEEEEDTEEGEDEGDDKDDYWREQQEKLEIEKKAIVEDHSLVAEEKMRLLKEKEKKMEDLRREKEATEMLSAKIKAMESKLLVGGKNIVDHTNEQQKILEQKRQEIAEQKRREREIQQQMESRDEETLELKETYSSLQQEVDIKTKKLKKLFSKLQAVKAEIHDLQEEHIKERQELEQTQNELTRELKLKHLIIENFIPLEEKNKIMNRSFFDEEEDQWKLHPITRLDNQQMMKRPVSAVGYKRPLSQHARTSMMIRPEARYRAENIVLLELDMPSRTTRDYEGPAIAPKVQAALEAALQDEDEIQVDASTFESTSNKKTKARLTCVSV
- the KIF3B gene encoding kinesin-like protein KIF3B isoform X3, translating into MSKLKSSESVRVVVRCRPMNSKEKVASYEKVVNVDVKLGQVSVKNPRGTSHELPKTFTFDAVYDWNSKQVELYDETFRPLVDSVLQGFNGTIFAYGQTGTGKTYTMEGVRGDPEKRGVIPNSFDHIFTHISRSQNQQYLVRASYLEIYQEEIRDLLSKDQSKRLELKERPDTGVYVKDLSSFVTKSVKEIEHVMNVGNQNRSVGATNMNEHSSRSHAIFVITIECSELGLDGENHIRVGKLNLVDLAGSERQAKTGAQGERLKEATKINLSLSALGNVISALVDGKSTHIPYRDSKLTRLLQDSLGGNAKTVMVANIGPASYNVEETLTTLRYANRAKNIKNKPRVNEDPKDALLREFQEEIARLKAQLEKRSIGKRKRRERRREGGEEEEDTEEGEDEGDDKDDYWREQQEKLEIEKKAIVEDHSLVAEEKMRLLKEKEKKMEDLRREKEATEMLSAKIKAMESKLLVGGKNIVDHTNEQQKILEQKRQEIAEQKRREREIQQQMESRDEETLELKETYSSLQQEVDIKTKKLKKLFSKLQAVKAEIHDLQEEHIKERQELEQTQNELTRELKLKHLIIENFIPLEEKNKIMNRSFFDEEEDQWKLHPITRLDNQQMMKRPVSAVGYKRPLSQHARTSMMIRPEARYRAENIVLLELDMPSRTTRDYEGPAIAPKVQAALEAALQDEDEIQVDASTFESTSNKKTKARHK
- the KIF3B gene encoding kinesin-like protein KIF3B isoform X1, producing MSKLKSSESVRVVVRCRPMNSKEKVASYEKVVNVDVKLGQVSVKNPRGTSHELPKTFTFDAVYDWNSKQVELYDETFRPLVDSVLQGFNGTIFAYGQTGTGKTYTMEGVRGDPEKRGVIPNSFDHIFTHISRSQNQQYLVRASYLEIYQEEIRDLLSKDQSKRLELKERPDTGVYVKDLSSFVTKSVKEIEHVMNVGNQNRSVGATNMNEHSSRSHAIFVITIECSELGLDGENHIRVGKLNLVDLAGSERQAKTGAQGERLKEATKINLSLSALGNVISALVDGKSTHIPYRDSKLTRLLQDSLGGNAKTVMVANIGPASYNVEETLTTLRYANRAKNIKNKPRVNEDPKDALLREFQEEIARLKAQLEKRSIGKRKRRERRREGGEEEEDTEEGEDEGDDKDDYWREQQEKLEIEKKAIVEDHSLVAEEKMRLLKEKEKKMEDLRREKEATEMLSAKIKAMESKLLVGGKNIVDHTNEQQKILEQKRQEIAEQKRREREIQQQMESRDEETLELKETYSSLQQEVDIKTKKLKKLFSKLQAVKAEIHDLQEEHIKERQELEQTQNELTRELKLKHLIIENFIPLEEKNKIMNRSFFDEEEDQWKLHPITRLDNQQMMKRPVSAVGYKRPLSQHARTSMMIRPEARYRAENIVLLELDMPSRTTRDYEGPAIAPKVQAALEAALQDEDEIQVDASTFESTSNKKTKARPKTGRKSGGSSSAGTHSSQLYPQSRGLVPK